A window from Mycobacterium saskatchewanense encodes these proteins:
- a CDS encoding MBL fold metallo-hydrolase translates to MRRVRFGRASVARVPELRFSLGARFFPHTPASGWRDNADLLVPDFFDPDADQWHIAIQSWVIEADGLTVVVDTGVGNDRDRPHMPPLDHLNTGFLTALKSAGVDPAAVDVVVNTHIHSDHVGWNTMLDDGRWVPTFPNARYVVPAADYHHFEPGGPAQRQSPRSEEEEMQQRGNRIVFEDSVLPVVEAGQLVRWSDDYQLSPSLRLRPAPGHTPGSSVLWLDAGEPAVFVGDLTHSPVQLRRPADACAFDLDAPAAAVTRGRIFTQAARSRAAVIPAHYPGHGGATIRAVGDEFDVDTWLDFPVTVERADR, encoded by the coding sequence ATGCGCCGCGTCCGGTTCGGCCGCGCGAGCGTGGCGCGGGTCCCCGAGCTCCGATTCTCCTTGGGCGCAAGGTTTTTCCCGCACACCCCGGCGTCGGGGTGGCGGGACAACGCCGATCTGCTGGTGCCGGATTTCTTCGACCCGGACGCCGACCAGTGGCACATCGCGATCCAGAGCTGGGTCATCGAGGCCGACGGGCTGACGGTCGTCGTGGACACCGGTGTCGGCAACGACCGGGACCGCCCGCACATGCCGCCGCTGGATCACCTGAACACTGGATTCCTAACGGCGCTGAAGTCGGCCGGCGTCGATCCCGCCGCGGTGGACGTGGTGGTCAACACCCACATCCACTCCGACCACGTCGGGTGGAACACCATGCTGGACGACGGGCGGTGGGTGCCGACCTTTCCCAACGCCCGATACGTGGTGCCGGCCGCGGACTATCACCACTTCGAGCCGGGCGGACCCGCGCAGCGGCAGTCGCCGCGCTCCGAAGAGGAGGAAATGCAGCAGCGCGGCAATCGGATCGTGTTCGAGGACAGCGTGTTACCGGTGGTGGAGGCGGGACAGCTCGTGCGGTGGTCCGACGACTACCAGCTCAGCCCGTCGCTGCGGCTGCGGCCCGCGCCCGGACATACGCCGGGCTCGTCGGTGCTGTGGCTCGATGCGGGAGAGCCGGCAGTGTTCGTCGGCGACCTCACGCACAGCCCGGTGCAGCTGCGCCGGCCCGCCGACGCCTGCGCCTTCGACCTGGACGCGCCGGCCGCCGCGGTGACCCGCGGCCGGATCTTCACGCAGGCCGCGCGGTCCCGGGCCGCGGTGATACCCGCGCATTACCCCGGTCACGGCGGCGCGACGATCCGCGCGGTGGGCGACGAGTTCGACGTCGACACATGGCTGGACTTTCCGGTCACCGTCGAGCGCGCCGACCGCTGA
- a CDS encoding L-fuculose-phosphate aldolase, giving the protein MTVVKSVADAENAVLDAAKDMLRRGLVEGTAGNISARRPDGNIVITPSSVDYRDMRLDDLVLVDEDGAVLRAADGRSPSSEMQLHLACYRAFADIGSVIHSHPVWATMFAIAHQPIPACIDEFAVYCGGDVRCTEYAASGTPEVGANAVRALEGRGAALIANHGMVAVGPRPDKALHITALVERTAQIVWGARALGGPVAIPEDVNRNFASVYAYLRANT; this is encoded by the coding sequence ATGACAGTCGTCAAATCCGTCGCCGACGCCGAGAACGCGGTGCTCGACGCGGCCAAGGACATGCTGCGCCGCGGCCTGGTCGAGGGAACCGCCGGCAACATCTCGGCGCGCCGCCCCGACGGAAACATCGTCATCACGCCGTCGTCGGTGGACTACCGCGACATGCGGCTCGACGACCTGGTGCTCGTCGACGAAGACGGCGCCGTGCTGCGGGCCGCCGACGGGCGTTCGCCGTCGTCGGAGATGCAGCTGCACCTGGCGTGCTACCGGGCCTTCGCGGACATCGGCAGCGTCATCCACAGCCATCCCGTGTGGGCGACCATGTTCGCCATCGCGCATCAGCCGATCCCCGCCTGCATCGACGAGTTCGCTGTCTACTGTGGCGGCGACGTCCGGTGCACGGAGTACGCGGCGTCCGGCACTCCCGAGGTCGGCGCCAATGCGGTGCGAGCGCTCGAGGGCCGCGGCGCCGCCCTGATCGCGAACCACGGCATGGTGGCTGTCGGGCCCCGTCCCGACAAGGCGCTGCACATCACCGCCCTGGTCGAGCGCACGGCCCAAATCGTCTGGGGCGCAAGAGCCCTCGGCGGGCCGGTGGCGATCCCAGAGGATGTCAACCGCAACTTCGCCAGCGTGTACGCCTACCTGCGCGCCAACACGTGA
- a CDS encoding NAD(P)-dependent oxidoreductase — protein MALVSRSRALVTAPLRGPGFAKLRQLADVVYDPWIEQTPLRIYSAEQLAERIGSEGADVVVVESDSMRGPVFDLPLRAIASTRGDPNNVDIAGATAAGIPVLNTPGRNADGVAELTVALLLAVTRHLLTADADVRSGNMFRDGSIPYQRFRGWEIAGRTAGLVGLGAVGRATRWRLAGLGLRVIAYDPYNDEAQHDLPELLGEADIVSLHAPVTGDTTGMIGPKEFAAMRDGVVFLNTARAQLHDTDALVDALRSGKVGAAGLDHFAGEWLPTDHPLVGMPNVVLTPHIGGATWDTEARQAQMVADDLEALLCGRAPTHIVNPEVLGP, from the coding sequence TTGGCACTCGTGAGTAGATCACGCGCCCTGGTGACCGCGCCGCTTCGCGGACCGGGATTCGCCAAGCTCCGGCAGCTCGCCGACGTGGTGTACGACCCGTGGATCGAGCAGACCCCGCTGCGGATCTACAGCGCCGAGCAGCTGGCCGAGCGGATCGGCTCCGAGGGCGCGGATGTGGTTGTGGTGGAAAGTGATTCGATGCGCGGCCCGGTCTTCGACCTGCCGTTGCGCGCGATCGCCTCGACCCGCGGCGACCCCAACAACGTCGACATCGCCGGGGCCACCGCGGCCGGGATCCCCGTGCTGAACACCCCGGGACGCAACGCCGACGGCGTCGCCGAGCTGACCGTGGCACTGCTGCTCGCGGTGACCCGCCACCTACTGACCGCCGACGCGGATGTCCGCAGTGGCAACATGTTTCGCGACGGCAGCATCCCGTATCAGCGGTTCCGCGGCTGGGAAATCGCGGGACGCACCGCCGGGCTGGTGGGCCTGGGCGCGGTCGGCCGCGCCACGCGGTGGCGGCTCGCCGGGCTGGGCCTGCGGGTCATCGCGTACGACCCCTACAACGACGAGGCGCAACACGACCTCCCCGAACTGCTGGGCGAGGCCGACATCGTGTCGCTGCACGCGCCGGTCACCGGTGACACCACCGGAATGATCGGTCCGAAGGAGTTCGCGGCCATGCGCGACGGCGTGGTCTTCCTCAACACCGCCCGCGCGCAGCTGCATGACACCGACGCGCTGGTCGACGCGCTGCGTTCCGGCAAAGTGGGCGCCGCCGGGCTGGACCACTTCGCCGGCGAATGGTTGCCGACCGATCACCCGCTGGTGGGCATGCCCAACGTGGTTTTGACGCCGCACATCGGCGGTGCGACCTGGGACACCGAGGCGCGGCAGGCCCAGATGGTGGCCGACGACCTGGAAGCCCTGCTGTGCGGGCGGGCACCCACCCACATCGTCAACCCGGAGGTGCTGGGGCCATGA
- a CDS encoding xylulokinase encodes MTPVSRRNVTSDDVTIGIDVGSTAVKAVAADADGHVAARVRIPHRLRVPAPDRLEHDADEAWRRGPLAALDELGRPDARAVAVSAMVPSLTAVDDGGRPITPGLLYGDERGRVPGAADQPLPALGETTGFLRWTAAKAPGAAGYWPATAVANYALAGEAVIDVATAATAFPLFDGTAWSEAACGDCGASADRMPRVQNIGAAVGPVHATGAVLATGAIDALCEQIVAGADRDGDVLVLCGTTLIVWTTIGEARQVPGLWTIPHTAPGKSQIGGASNAGGLFLGWVDRVVAAADPVVVEPGGVPVWSPYLRGERTPFHDPDRRGVLDALDLTQDAAAVRRAAYEASGFVVRQIIELSGAPASRIVAAGGGTRVAPWMQAIADATGRPVEVSAVPEGAALGAAFLARIAVGLETTIADAGRWARTERIVEPDPAWAAAVEDRYRRFLELGGRRSSAIPPAAL; translated from the coding sequence GTGACGCCCGTGTCACGCAGGAATGTCACAAGCGATGACGTCACAATCGGCATCGATGTGGGCAGCACCGCGGTCAAAGCGGTCGCCGCCGACGCCGACGGCCACGTGGCGGCGCGGGTGCGAATCCCGCACCGGCTACGGGTGCCGGCCCCCGATCGACTCGAGCACGACGCCGACGAGGCGTGGCGGCGCGGTCCGCTGGCCGCCCTGGACGAGCTGGGCCGCCCCGACGCGCGGGCGGTGGCCGTCTCGGCGATGGTGCCCTCGCTCACCGCCGTCGACGACGGTGGCAGGCCGATCACGCCGGGCCTGCTCTACGGCGACGAACGCGGCCGGGTGCCCGGCGCGGCAGACCAGCCGCTGCCGGCGCTGGGGGAGACCACCGGATTCCTGCGGTGGACGGCCGCGAAGGCGCCCGGTGCGGCCGGCTACTGGCCGGCGACCGCGGTGGCCAACTACGCCCTCGCGGGGGAGGCGGTGATCGACGTCGCCACCGCCGCGACCGCGTTCCCGCTCTTCGACGGGACCGCCTGGAGCGAGGCGGCGTGCGGCGACTGCGGCGCGTCCGCCGACCGGATGCCCCGGGTGCAGAACATCGGGGCGGCGGTGGGGCCGGTGCACGCCACCGGCGCCGTGCTCGCCACGGGCGCCATCGACGCCCTGTGCGAGCAGATCGTGGCCGGTGCCGACCGCGACGGCGACGTGCTGGTGCTGTGCGGCACCACGCTCATCGTGTGGACGACCATCGGCGAGGCGCGGCAGGTGCCCGGCCTGTGGACCATTCCGCACACCGCGCCTGGCAAGAGCCAGATCGGCGGCGCGAGCAACGCGGGCGGGCTCTTCCTGGGTTGGGTCGATCGGGTCGTGGCGGCGGCCGACCCGGTGGTGGTCGAACCCGGCGGCGTCCCGGTGTGGTCGCCCTACCTGCGCGGTGAGCGCACCCCGTTCCACGACCCGGATCGCCGCGGCGTGCTGGATGCCCTGGATCTCACCCAGGACGCCGCCGCGGTGCGCAGGGCGGCCTACGAGGCCTCGGGCTTCGTCGTCCGCCAGATCATCGAGCTGAGCGGGGCCCCGGCGTCGCGGATCGTCGCCGCCGGCGGCGGCACGCGAGTCGCGCCGTGGATGCAGGCCATCGCCGATGCCACCGGGCGGCCGGTGGAGGTATCGGCGGTACCGGAGGGGGCGGCGCTCGGCGCGGCGTTCCTCGCCCGCATCGCGGTCGGCCTGGAGACGACGATCGCCGACGCCGGCCGCTGGGCGCGCACCGAGCGCATCGTCGAGCCGGATCCCGCGTGGGCGGCCGCGGTCGAGGACCGCTACCGCAGGTTCCTGGAATTGGGGGGCCGAAGATCTAGCGCGATACCTCCGGCGGCGCTCTAG
- a CDS encoding GNAT family N-acetyltransferase, with protein MTDQDRKAARREIADALLKALERRHEIADIVVESDNKAAAVEAIVTLLDTSHVAAEAVMGMSFDMLTKDSRRKILAELEDLNKQLSFMLGERPASSGETLELRPFSAQEDRDIFAARTEEIKTAGDGSGGPAGNLDDEIGAALARVDDEEAAWFVAIDSGQKVGMVFGELLNGEVDVRIWIHPEHRKRGYGTAALRKSRSEMAWCFPAVPMVVRAPAANPG; from the coding sequence ATGACCGACCAAGATCGCAAGGCCGCCCGTCGCGAGATCGCCGACGCCCTGCTCAAAGCCCTGGAACGCCGGCACGAGATCGCCGACATCGTCGTGGAGTCGGACAATAAGGCGGCCGCGGTCGAAGCGATCGTCACGCTGCTCGACACGTCGCACGTGGCGGCCGAGGCGGTGATGGGCATGTCCTTCGACATGCTGACCAAAGATTCGCGGCGGAAGATCCTCGCCGAACTCGAAGACCTGAACAAGCAGTTGAGCTTCATGCTGGGGGAGCGCCCGGCCAGCTCGGGCGAAACCCTGGAGCTGCGGCCGTTCTCCGCCCAAGAGGACCGCGACATCTTCGCCGCCCGCACCGAGGAGATCAAGACGGCCGGCGACGGCTCGGGCGGTCCCGCCGGGAACCTCGACGACGAGATCGGTGCGGCGCTGGCGCGCGTCGACGACGAGGAGGCCGCCTGGTTCGTCGCCATCGACTCGGGGCAGAAGGTCGGGATGGTGTTCGGCGAGCTGCTGAACGGCGAGGTCGACGTGCGCATCTGGATCCACCCCGAGCACCGCAAGCGGGGCTACGGCACCGCCGCGCTGCGCAAGTCGCGGTCCGAGATGGCGTGGTGCTTCCCCGCCGTGCCGATGGTGGTGCGGGCGCCCGCCGCCAATCCGGGTTAG
- a CDS encoding class I SAM-dependent methyltransferase — protein MTRTEQDTWDLASSVGATATMVAAARAVASGGTNPIIDDPFAAPLVRAVGLDFFRRLVDGEVTSEEADGGERDLRLETDSIAVRTRFFDDFFLNAARDGIRQSVILAAGLDARAYRLAWPPASVVYEVDQPKVVEFKTTAMENLGAAPAVDRRTVSVDLRDDWPHALRASGFDTARPTSWSAEGLLMYLPPEAQDRLFDKITELSAPGSRLATEYHGDSGRSMSERARQFNERWANLGCDIDLSGLFFDGERNSVVDYLTAQGWQVTTRPRRELFADYGLVFPDDEESQLRNIIAVTATLR, from the coding sequence ATGACGCGCACAGAGCAAGACACCTGGGACCTGGCCTCCAGCGTCGGCGCCACGGCCACGATGGTCGCCGCCGCTCGCGCCGTGGCCAGCGGGGGGACCAACCCGATCATCGACGACCCGTTCGCGGCCCCGCTCGTGCGGGCGGTCGGCCTGGACTTCTTCCGCCGCCTGGTCGACGGCGAGGTGACGTCGGAGGAAGCGGACGGCGGCGAGCGGGACCTGCGGCTCGAGACCGACTCGATCGCCGTACGGACCCGGTTCTTCGACGACTTCTTCCTCAACGCCGCCCGCGACGGCATCCGCCAATCGGTCATCCTTGCCGCGGGCCTCGACGCCCGCGCCTACCGGCTGGCCTGGCCGCCCGCGAGCGTGGTCTACGAGGTCGACCAGCCCAAGGTTGTCGAGTTCAAGACGACCGCCATGGAGAACCTGGGCGCCGCCCCGGCCGTCGACCGTCGCACCGTCAGCGTCGACCTGCGCGACGACTGGCCACACGCGTTGCGCGCCAGCGGCTTTGACACCGCGCGGCCCACGTCCTGGAGCGCCGAGGGCCTGCTGATGTACCTTCCGCCCGAGGCCCAGGACCGGCTGTTCGACAAAATCACCGAGCTCAGCGCGCCCGGCAGCAGGCTCGCCACCGAATACCACGGGGATTCCGGCCGGAGCATGTCCGAGCGCGCGCGGCAGTTCAACGAGCGATGGGCCAACCTGGGCTGCGATATCGACTTGTCGGGGTTGTTCTTCGACGGCGAGCGCAACAGCGTCGTGGACTACCTGACCGCTCAGGGCTGGCAGGTGACCACCCGGCCACGGCGCGAGTTGTTCGCCGACTACGGCCTGGTGTTCCCCGACGACGAGGAATCCCAGCTGCGGAACATCATCGCCGTCACCGCGACGCTGCGCTAG
- the secY gene encoding preprotein translocase subunit SecY, with amino-acid sequence MLSAFISSLRTVDLRRKILFTLGIILLYRVGAALPSPGVNYPNVQQCIKEASSGAAGQIYSLINLFSGGALLKLTVFAVGVMPYITASIITQLLTVVIPRFEELRKEGQSGQAKMTQYTRYLAVALAILQATSIVALAANGGLLQGCSLDIIADQSIFTLVVIVLVMTAGAALVMWMGELITERGIGNGMSLLIFVGIAARIPGEGKTILDSRGGAIFAAVCVAALAIIVGVVFVEQGQRRIPVQYAKRMVGRRMYGGTSTYLPLKVNQAGVIPVIFASSLIYIPHLITQLVRSGSGGVGNSWWDKFVGTYLSDPSDPVYIGIYFGLIIFFTYFYVSVTFNPDERADEMKKFGGFIPGIRPGKPTADYLRYVLSRITLPGSIYLGAIAVLPNMFLQIGNGGAVQNLPFGGTAVLIMIGVGLDTVKQIESQLMQRNYEGFLK; translated from the coding sequence GTGCTTTCGGCTTTCATCTCGTCGCTGCGGACAGTCGACCTGAGACGGAAGATCCTTTTCACCCTCGGCATCATCCTTCTCTACCGGGTCGGCGCCGCGCTTCCGTCTCCAGGTGTGAACTACCCGAACGTCCAGCAGTGCATCAAGGAGGCCAGCAGCGGCGCTGCCGGGCAGATCTACTCGCTGATCAACCTGTTTTCCGGGGGCGCCCTGCTCAAGCTGACCGTGTTTGCGGTCGGGGTGATGCCCTACATCACCGCCAGCATCATTACCCAGCTGCTCACCGTGGTGATCCCGCGGTTCGAGGAACTGCGCAAGGAAGGCCAGTCCGGCCAGGCCAAGATGACGCAATACACGCGTTACCTGGCCGTCGCGCTGGCGATCCTGCAGGCGACCAGCATCGTGGCCCTGGCGGCGAACGGCGGGCTGCTGCAAGGCTGCTCGCTGGACATCATCGCCGACCAGAGCATCTTCACGCTGGTGGTCATCGTGCTGGTGATGACCGCCGGCGCGGCGCTGGTGATGTGGATGGGCGAGCTCATCACCGAGCGCGGCATCGGCAACGGCATGTCTCTGCTGATCTTCGTCGGCATCGCCGCGCGCATCCCCGGGGAAGGCAAGACCATCCTGGACAGCCGGGGCGGTGCCATCTTCGCGGCGGTCTGCGTCGCCGCGCTGGCCATCATCGTCGGCGTGGTGTTCGTCGAGCAGGGCCAGCGCCGGATCCCCGTGCAGTACGCCAAGCGCATGGTCGGCCGCCGCATGTACGGCGGCACCTCGACATACCTGCCGCTCAAGGTCAACCAGGCCGGCGTCATCCCGGTGATCTTCGCGTCGTCGCTCATCTACATCCCGCACCTGATCACCCAGCTGGTGCGCAGCGGCAGCGGCGGGGTGGGCAACAGCTGGTGGGACAAGTTCGTCGGCACCTACCTGTCCGACCCGAGCGACCCTGTCTATATCGGCATCTACTTCGGCCTCATCATCTTCTTCACGTACTTCTACGTGTCGGTGACGTTCAACCCCGACGAGCGCGCCGACGAGATGAAAAAGTTCGGCGGCTTCATCCCGGGCATCCGACCGGGCAAGCCCACCGCCGACTACCTGCGCTATGTGCTCAGCCGGATCACTCTGCCGGGCTCGATCTACCTCGGTGCCATCGCCGTGTTGCCGAACATGTTCCTTCAGATCGGCAATGGCGGAGCGGTGCAGAACTTGCCGTTCGGCGGCACCGCGGTTTTGATCATGATTGGCGTCGGTTTGGATACGGTCAAACAGATCGAGAGTCAGCTCATGCAGCGCAACTATGAAGGGTTCCTGAAGTGA
- a CDS encoding adenylate kinase, with protein MRVVLLGPPGAGKGTQAQKLSEKLGIPQISTGELFRSNIENGTKLGLEAKRYLDAGDLVPSDLTNQLVEDRLSDPDAANGFILDGYPRSLEQAKALHEMLERRGTDIDAVLEFRVSEDELLQRLKGRGRADDTDDIILNRMRVYRDETAPLLEYYSDELKTVDAVGSLDEVFARALRALGK; from the coding sequence GTGAGAGTCGTTTTGCTGGGACCGCCCGGGGCGGGCAAGGGAACGCAGGCCCAGAAGCTCTCCGAGAAGCTCGGGATCCCGCAGATCTCCACGGGTGAACTGTTCCGCAGCAACATCGAGAACGGAACCAAACTCGGCCTGGAGGCCAAGCGTTACCTGGACGCCGGGGACCTGGTCCCCTCCGACCTGACCAACCAGCTCGTCGAGGACCGGCTGAGTGACCCCGACGCCGCGAACGGCTTCATCCTGGACGGGTATCCACGCTCGCTCGAGCAGGCCAAGGCGCTGCACGAGATGCTCGAACGCCGGGGCACCGACATCGACGCGGTGCTGGAATTCCGCGTCTCGGAGGACGAGTTGCTGCAGCGGCTCAAGGGCCGCGGCCGCGCCGACGACACGGACGACATCATCCTCAACCGGATGAGGGTGTACCGCGACGAGACGGCCCCGCTGCTGGAGTACTACAGCGACGAGTTGAAGACCGTCGACGCCGTCGGCAGCTTGGATGAGGTTTTCGCCCGCGCGCTTCGGGCGCTGGGCAAGTAA
- the map gene encoding type I methionyl aminopeptidase yields MKTLGRLRSRRVVPQRSPAELDAMAAAGAVVAAALRAVRAAAVAGASTLSLDEIAESVIREAGAIPSFLGYHGYPASICASVNDRVVHGIPSAAEILVPGDLVSIDCGAVLDGWHGDAAITFGVGTLNPADEALSDATRASLEAGIAAMVAGNRLTDVAHAIELGTRAAEARYGRAFGIVEGYGGHGIGRHMHMDPFLPNEGSPGRGPTLAPGSVLAIEPMLTLGTGKTVVQDDEWTVTTADGSRAAHWEHTVAVTDAGPRILTLG; encoded by the coding sequence GTGAAGACGCTGGGCCGCCTGCGCAGCCGCAGGGTCGTGCCGCAGCGCAGCCCCGCGGAACTCGACGCGATGGCGGCGGCGGGTGCTGTGGTGGCCGCCGCGCTGCGCGCCGTCCGGGCCGCCGCGGTCGCCGGCGCGTCGACGCTCAGCCTCGACGAGATCGCCGAATCCGTGATCCGCGAGGCCGGCGCCATCCCGTCGTTCCTGGGTTACCACGGTTACCCGGCGTCGATCTGCGCGTCGGTCAACGACCGGGTGGTCCACGGCATCCCGTCCGCCGCGGAGATCCTGGTGCCCGGAGACCTGGTGTCCATCGACTGCGGCGCGGTGCTCGACGGCTGGCACGGGGACGCGGCGATCACGTTCGGGGTCGGGACGCTCAATCCGGCCGACGAGGCGCTCAGCGATGCGACCAGGGCGTCGCTGGAGGCCGGGATCGCGGCGATGGTCGCCGGCAACCGGCTGACCGATGTGGCGCACGCCATCGAGCTGGGCACGCGTGCCGCCGAGGCCCGCTACGGGCGCGCGTTCGGCATCGTGGAGGGCTACGGCGGCCACGGCATCGGCCGGCACATGCACATGGATCCGTTCCTGCCCAACGAGGGCTCGCCGGGGCGCGGCCCGACTCTGGCGCCGGGCTCCGTGCTGGCCATCGAACCGATGCTGACCCTGGGTACCGGCAAAACGGTGGTGCAGGACGACGAGTGGACGGTCACCACCGCCGACGGATCCCGTGCCGCACACTGGGAGCACACGGTGGCTGTCACCGACGCGGGTCCGCGCATACTGACGCTGGGTTAG
- a CDS encoding sigma-70 family RNA polymerase sigma factor: protein MTGTWKASGAAEAALMKALYDEHAAVLWRYALRLTGDASQAEDVVQETLLRAWQHPEVIGDTERSARAWLFTVARNLIIDDRRSARYRNVVGSTDEAGTPEQSTPDEVNAALDRLLIADAMAQLSSEHRAVIERSYYRGWTTAQIAADLGIAEGTVKSRLHYAVRALRLTLQELGVTR from the coding sequence GTGACCGGCACTTGGAAAGCGTCCGGAGCTGCCGAAGCCGCTCTGATGAAGGCGCTCTACGATGAGCACGCGGCGGTCCTGTGGCGTTATGCGCTGCGGCTGACCGGGGACGCGAGCCAGGCGGAAGACGTCGTCCAGGAGACGTTGTTGCGGGCGTGGCAGCATCCGGAGGTCATCGGCGACACGGAGCGGTCGGCGCGGGCCTGGTTGTTCACCGTAGCCCGGAACCTGATCATCGACGACCGGCGCAGCGCGCGCTACCGCAACGTCGTCGGTTCGACGGACGAAGCGGGTACCCCGGAGCAGTCGACGCCGGACGAAGTGAACGCGGCGCTGGACCGGCTACTGATCGCCGACGCGATGGCCCAGCTCTCGAGCGAGCACCGGGCCGTCATCGAACGGTCGTATTACCGGGGGTGGACCACCGCGCAGATCGCCGCCGACCTCGGGATCGCCGAAGGGACAGTGAAGTCGCGACTACACTATGCCGTACGGGCGTTGCGGCTCACTCTCCAGGAACTTGGAGTCACACGATGA
- a CDS encoding anti-sigma factor family protein yields MDNMRTPVEGQVGGGGPPRDRYAMWDAAYVLGSLSPGDRREFEDHMGYCPACREAVADLSGVPALLSQLSRYDVAAMDQPVAVPSTPELSPELLPSLLATVRWRRRRTRVATWMAAAAVLLGVGVFVGVEQFSTQPAAPQVAASSEQMAQVGTTLLTSTVQLNRQHWGTAINLNCVCLAPLTAHHDTLAMVVVGRDGSQTRLATWVAVPGHTATPAASISTPVDQIAAVQVVSADNGQVLLQRSL; encoded by the coding sequence ATGGACAACATGAGGACGCCGGTAGAAGGCCAGGTCGGGGGCGGCGGCCCGCCACGCGACCGGTACGCGATGTGGGATGCCGCATACGTGCTTGGGTCGCTGTCGCCGGGCGACCGCCGCGAATTCGAAGATCACATGGGCTACTGCCCGGCCTGCCGGGAGGCCGTCGCCGACCTGAGCGGTGTGCCGGCCCTGCTCTCGCAGCTGAGCCGCTACGACGTGGCGGCCATGGACCAGCCGGTTGCCGTCCCGTCGACTCCGGAACTGTCGCCCGAGCTGCTGCCGTCGCTGTTGGCGACGGTCCGCTGGCGCCGGCGCCGCACGCGCGTCGCGACCTGGATGGCCGCGGCGGCCGTGCTGCTGGGTGTCGGCGTGTTCGTCGGCGTCGAGCAGTTCTCGACCCAGCCCGCCGCGCCGCAGGTGGCTGCATCCTCGGAGCAGATGGCGCAGGTCGGTACCACCCTGCTGACGTCGACCGTGCAGCTGAACCGCCAGCACTGGGGCACGGCGATCAACCTGAACTGTGTCTGCCTGGCCCCGCTGACCGCGCACCACGACACCCTGGCGATGGTGGTCGTGGGCCGGGACGGCAGCCAGACCAGGCTGGCGACCTGGGTGGCCGTGCCCGGCCACACCGCGACCCCCGCGGCCAGCATCTCGACGCCGGTCGACCAGATCGCCGCCGTGCAGGTGGTGTCCGCCGACAACGGTCAGGTGTTGCTGCAGCGTTCGCTGTAA
- a CDS encoding MarR family transcriptional regulator → MAVSQPRQRDPIALARANWERAGWGDVAQGMVAVTSVMRAHQILLARVESALRPYDLSFSRFELLRLLAFSRSGALPITKASDRLQVHVTSVTHAIRRLEADGLVERVPHPTDGRTTLVQITDLGRSTVEDATVTLNEQVFADIGMSDTESRALVSSVETLRRNAGDF, encoded by the coding sequence GTGGCCGTCTCACAACCTCGACAACGCGACCCGATCGCGCTCGCCCGCGCCAACTGGGAGCGCGCCGGCTGGGGCGACGTCGCGCAGGGCATGGTCGCGGTGACGTCCGTGATGCGGGCGCACCAGATCCTGCTCGCCCGGGTCGAATCCGCCTTGCGCCCTTATGATCTCAGCTTCTCCCGCTTCGAACTACTGCGGCTGCTGGCATTCAGCCGAAGCGGCGCGCTGCCGATCACCAAGGCGTCCGACCGGCTGCAGGTGCACGTCACCAGCGTGACGCACGCGATCCGCCGGCTCGAGGCCGACGGGCTGGTAGAGCGCGTGCCCCACCCCACCGACGGCCGGACGACCCTGGTGCAGATCACCGACCTGGGGCGCTCCACCGTCGAGGACGCCACCGTCACGCTGAACGAGCAGGTGTTCGCCGACATCGGGATGTCCGACACGGAATCGCGGGCGCTGGTGTCCTCGGTGGAGACGTTGCGGCGCAACGCGGGCGACTTCTGA